The nucleotide sequence ATGCTTCCACTAATCGGCAGTTGCGCGACTGTGTGACGCTGCCCGAATTGATTGAGCCGGAGCATGTCTCTGTCATCACTTCTGGTCAGCACGGGGTACATGGGCTTATCCTGTGCCCTGGCACAGACAGCCCGCAAACTCTCCGGACGGGTGGTCAAGGAGGGTCTGGTACAGGAGTTATTCTTGGAAGCAATTGCAGCTGCTGAACTCTGTGCATGTTGTTTCGAATTAATTATTGGTGAGTTCCTGACCAGAAGCTTGGGAAGCTTCTTTTAAATCAAGCTTGAATTTCTGCCCTTTTTTTAGTTGCCGACAATTTCGGAGTGGCCACATATGCCATTTTCCTGTTCCTCCTGACAATCTGGTGGGCACAAGTTTGGGGTGATGCCACAGCATGTCCCTATACTCATATGGAAGACATGGTGGAGGGAAAGACGTCACCGAGAAATGTAGCTCTCAAGACGTGGGCTCAACTTATGGGAGGATGCTGTGTATTTCGTTTCGTGCAAGTAATAAGAGCCGTTGGCTATTAATTACATTTATTCGCAGTCATCTTATTAAATTCTTAGGTTCTCTGGTGGCTGGAACTGGCGTCCACTCATGAGGGAAGAGCTTTTGCTGAATGCACAGCAGATCTTCAGGTAAGTTCTATAATTTACGCATTATTTAAAATCTATAACCttgagggaaatccgaaaaaattaaaataacattccggaaatgttaattttaccctgcagtattgatccgaaatcgatgtaaatagtatgctttttaggtgtattaggggttaaagttaccctttttcatgttaattttacccttaaaaaggtgtaaaatcaacattaagaaatgttgatatatttttacacctaaaaagtgttaaagttgtgaGGACAaacagttaatcgcatccccatttttttctcagtgaagtaatgcctaaaaatattttaaacattatAATATTTGTACCATAATCAAAACCGTAAATTTGATTAGTAGG is from Phlebotomus papatasi isolate M1 chromosome 1, Ppap_2.1, whole genome shotgun sequence and encodes:
- the LOC129809584 gene encoding aquaporin-11 isoform X2, which encodes MSLSSLLVSTGYMGLSCALAQTARKLSGRVVKEGLVQELFLEAIAAAELCACCFELIIVADNFGVATYAIFLFLLTIWWAQVWGDATACPYTHMEDMVEGKTSPRNVALKTWAQLMGGCCVFRFVQVLWWLELASTHEGRAFAECTADLQVNPYLGAIIEGIATLLCRLASKSLSELGPKHAPLIDSFIGTSLVVAAFNFSGGYFNPVLATALKWGCSGHTNIEHIIVYWIGSCGGALMSVPVFKLPTVRNLLVGDTKAKEE
- the LOC129809584 gene encoding aquaporin-11 isoform X1, with product MSLSSLLVSTGYMGLSCALAQTARKLSGRVVKEGLVQELFLEAIAAAELCACCFELIIVADNFGVATYAIFLFLLTIWWAQVWGDATACPYTHMEDMVEGKTSPRNVALKTWAQLMGGCCVFRFVQVLWWLELASTHEGRAFAECTADLQVNPYLGAIIEGIATLLCRLASKSLSELGPKHAPLIDSFIGTSLVVAVVSKILAFNFSGGYFNPVLATALKWGCSGHTNIEHIIVYWIGSCGGALMSVPVFKLPTVRNLLVGDTKAKEE